Below is a genomic region from Ancylomarina subtilis.
GCTAAACCATTATCATTTGATTTTACCATAATCTTTGACTTTCCATCCGTCTGAAAATATTGGCACACGTCCGAAATCATTAGGATTGTCGTTATACCAATATTTTACATCCAATTTTGAGGTAAAGAAAAAATACTGACACAAATTCGGAATTAAGATTATGGCTAAAAAAGAAATTAAACTCAATGAAAATGATCCAGCAGTTAGCAGGAGAGATTTTCTAAAAATCGGAAGTGCTGGCGCCGTTCTGGGTGCAGTCGGCTTATCATCCATTACAAAAGACGCCGCAGCTAATAGACTAGATAAACATTTAGTTGATGAATTAGTTACGATACACGACGAATTTCCCGTTGAGGTCAGAGCGGATTATGTGCCCCCACGTAATTGGGATCATGTTCAGTATCGTTCATTCTTTGCTGATGCTGTAAAAGCAATTGGTGAAGAAGTTGATGATGAAATTGTAGCAGATGGACAAGCATTTGCTCAGAAAATGAATTTCGCCTACGACGACTCTAAAATCGGATATACAAAAACTGATAAAGCACTTTTGGCAGGAGCATGGGCCATGAATAATTTTTCAGCTGGTCCAAGCCCAGCAGGAGTTCCAGATTTTGGTGTAAATACCTGGGAGCAAAAAACTAAAAAAAATCCACATGCATTATTCGACAACGACTATGTGGCAAAAGAAAAAGCGACATTTAAAAGTAAACAAGAAGCTGCCAACCAAATAAAAAGAGCCGCTAAACTTTACGGTGCCGATCTTGTTGGAATTACTCGCAGAGACAAAAGATGGGATTATAGTAAATTCCTTAATCCTATCCCCCCTCTTGCAAGAAAAGCATTTGCTGGCCCACCAAGTCCTGAACAACTTGAAGAATTACATAACTGGGGTCCTGACAAATTTGTTACAGATTGGAGCGATTTCCCATTTGTTCCAAAAACTGTTATCGTTATGGCTTTCGAGATGGATTACGAAGGGATCTCAACTTCTCCATCATTAGTAGGAAGTGCTGCTGCAGGTGCGGGGTATTCCAAAATGGCTAAAACACCTTACCAATTAGCTGTTTATTTGAAAAACCTGGGTTATCAGGCTGTTTCGGCAGGAAACGATATGGGATTAAGTGTGCCATACGCAATTGCTGCTGGACTGGGAGAAGGATCTCGTCTTGGGCAGGTTGTTTCTTATAAATATGGACCTCGTGTTCGATTAGCAAAGGTGTATACAGACTTCGATTTTGTTGAGTATGATACACCAAAATCTTTTGGTGTCATGGATTTTTGCAAAAAATGTATGCGTTGTGCCGATGCCTGTCCAACAAAAGCAATTTCGTACGATAAAGAACCATCTTTCGATCCAACTCACGAGAATAAAGACAATGCATGGTACAACATTAAAGGTGTAAAGAAATATCATGTTGATGCACGAAAATGCTTCAAACTATGGGGAGAACTGGGAGATGATTGTGGTATGTGTATGGCTTCATGCCCCTATAATAAACCAAATTTCTGGCATCACAGATTAGTTGATAGTATTACTGCAGCCATGCCTGGTCCTGTTCATAGCTTTATGCGTCAGATGGATGAAGTATTCGGCTATGGTAATGTTGAAGACCATGAATCAATTAAAAAGTTCTATAGTCCTAAAGGCAAAAGCTACGATGGACATTAAAGGACGAGCTAAAGATTTAGTTTCCGATTTTAATAAATATTAAAAAATATAATCATGATTTTTTCAGGAATAGAAATACTGTTTTTCACATTAGGAGTGATAACAACTCTGGCAATAGGAACCACATATTATTTTAACAAAAAACTAACATTTACAGCAGGAACATGGGCTACACTTGGCCTGGGAATCTTCCTACTTATATTTTGCATTGCATGGTCGTGCAGTTCGGTTTTAGAAGGCGAACCACGCGCAGCAAGTATGGGACTCGTTGTATTTGGAATCCCAGGACTTATTCTTCTTCTTTTGGGACGGAAGCTTGCAATTAAAAAACCGATCAGTAAACAAGTCTAAAAGTTTAGACAATGGATTATTATATTGAATCCATAAAAGAAGATCAAAGCTTAAAACTAAGAATTTAAATCAATAGGTATTCCGATGGTCACAAGATTGTGACTATCGGAAACACTTCTTCTATTTAGCATTTAATTTAAATACATCTTATTAAATAAGAATGAAACATTACATTAATGGTTTTGCTTATATCACATTAACGCTTGCATTTATTATTGGTTTTGTTAAATCGAATAACGACCAGCAACTAAATAAAATGCAACTCATTACTGGAAATGGCTTATCACTAATAAAAACAAGTGACCATGTGTACAAAGCATTAAGTGGAGATAAAACGTTCGGATACATGGCTATAGGCGAATCGCAAGGCTACGGTGGCCCTTTATCTATGGCTGTTCTCTCAGATAAGGAAGGGAAAATAGTCGGAACCCAATTGGTTAAGAATATCGAAACCATGTCCTTTTTGGCAAAACTTGAAAACAAAAAGTATTACGATCAATATGTCAACAAAAATGTAAATGACGAATTTGACTTATCTAAAGATATTGAAGCCGTTTCAGGAGCAACAGTTAGTTCTTTAGCCATTGCCAACGCAGTCAGAAAAGCATCTTACAACATTGCCAAAGACGAACTGAACATAGCTACACCTGCTCTTAACAAAAAGTGGAAGGTATCAAATGAAGAGGGTATTATTTTACTAATATTTATATTGGGATCCATATCGATACTCTTTAAGAAAAAGAAATTACGCTATGCCAGCTTGTTTCTGGGTTTTATTTTTCTTGGTTTTGTATTCAATGCATCGCTTTCACTCACACATTTCGGTAGAGTCATACTGGGTTTTTTCCCCAATATTCATACCCACTTAAGCTGGTGGATACTGATGGCGGGAACCTTCTCGATCATAGTAATCTCCGGAAAAAACGTGTATTGTAGTTCGGTATGTCCTTTTCATGCAAGCCAGATATTACTGAATAAAGTATCGGGTATCAACCTTAAGTTACCAACACATATTTCGAAAATATTATCGAAGACACCACTGTTTTTGCTGTGGTTATCACTCATCATCATATTTATTTCTGCTAACCCAACAATTGCTTCTTACGAACCTTTTGCCATGCTGTTTGCCTTGGAAGGCGATGGCGTACAGTGGTATATTCTTCCTGCTTCGCTTATTGGATCACTCTTCTTTTCAAATTTCTTTTGTCGTTTTTTCTGCCCCGTTGGTGGCGCATTAGGATGGATATTGAAAAAGAGAAACCAGGTTAAAAAGTTTATTTTATCCAAGAATTAGACTCTATGAACAAAAAACTAAAACTGACTAAAGAAAATATGGCCGGGATTGCCATTTATACAATTTGTTTAATTACGATTCTTCTATTTATAGCCAGCAAATTATAAGTCGTTGGCATTGGAATTAAACCAAAAACAATTTTCATTTTAACTATCCAGAAGAATGCTTTCACTAGCATTAGCGCCAAAAAAAAGGATCATCAGTTTAATTGATGATCCTTTTATTTTTAGATAATTCTATTCGTAATTATTAGTAGAAATAATAATTTAGTCTTTAAAAATAAGCCCCAAAAGGAATTAGAATGAAAGACCAAATCAAAAACTATCTCAACAAATACGTCAAGTTTACTGATAATGAAATAGATGAAATCTGTTCGAATTTAAGCTTAGAAATCTTTCCAAAGAAAACATTTATTCTAAAAGAAGGACAAATCTGTTCCTGCCAGTACTTTATTGCAAGAGGTTTGGTTCGTTCTTTTTATATCGATAATAAAGGAAATGAAAAAATAGACCAGTTTGCGATAGAAAATTGGTGGTTAACAAATATGGAGAGTTTCATTAACGGAATTCCATCTTCATCGTCGATTCAGGCTTTGGAAGAAACCCATGTGTATATATTAAAAAAAGAAAACTTAGAAAAGCTGTATCTTTCAATTCCAAAATTTGAACGTTTTTTTAGACTTATTACAGAAAAAATTCTGATTGCGACCCAACTTAGAAACAACCACTATCTGCAAAAGAAAAGTAAAGACAGATACATAGATTTAATTACACATTTCCCGGATTTCACTCAAAGAGTCCCACAATATATGATTGCTTCATATCTGGAAATAACACCTGAATATTTAAGTGAACTCAGAAAAAAGTAAACTTATTTATTAAGATAGCTTAATTTTTTAGAGAGAAGTAAGCCATAAATTTGTTTCATTATTAATTAAAAAATAAAATTATGGAACGAATAAGTTATCAGGACACGCCTAAAAATATGTTCGAAAAATTAATGGTCGTTGAAGACTATCTGAATGGCTCACCACTGGAAATGTCCTTGCTCGAATTAATTAGATTAAGAACAGCACAACTAAACAATTGTGCCTATTGTGTCGATATGCATTATAAAGAATTAAAGCATTTAGGCGAAAGTGAGCTACGCCTATCTTCTCTGTGCGTATGGAGCGAAACACCCTATTTCAGTGACAAAGAAAGAAAAGCTCTTGAACTAACCGAAATATTAACCCGAGATAGTCAAAGTACAATCTCTGATGAATATTTCGAAACGCTTCTCTCCCAGTTTAGCAAAGAAGAAATTTGTTACTTAACGATTGTAATTTCTCACCTTAGCACTTGGGCCAAACTGATGAAAACATTAAAATTTACTCCCGGAAAATATGAGGTGAAAAAATAATCTGGAACAACTACTTGATTGATATCAATTTGTTTATACCGAATCAATATGAGATAGAGGGTGCCCCCAATGGTCACCCTCTTTTTATTTACAGAAACAAAAAACACCTGTAAAAATGAATTATTTCAAAGCAATGCAAATCTGTTAAATTTTTAATTTAAACATGGTTGTGGCATATGATAAATGCAACACTTTGAATAATTAAACGTCCTTATCAAAAACAATAAATACCATTATGAAAAAAATATTGATTCTATTGAGTGGCATGATGCTTGCCAATGCGCTATTCGGACAAGATGCGAAAACACCTCCTAAAACACAGATCATGACATTAGGAGTTTTCCATTTGGCCTATCACAATCTGGATGTACAAACAACTGAAAAAAAAAACCAGATATCTGTTCTTGAAGAGCCCTACCAGTCAGAAATAATTGCAATCTGCAATGCCATTGAGGCCTTTAAACCGACCATGATTGCAATTGAAAAATCGCCTAACGAACAAGGAGCAATTGATTCTCTATACTCATTATACAAATCAGATCAATTCACATTGAAAAAAGATGAAATCTATCAGCTAGCTTTCCGGATGGGGAAAAAATTAAACCTTCCTAAAATTCACTGTATGAATAACTGGGGCAAACATTATAACAATATGAAAACATTGTTCAAGGATAGTATCCGTTCTGCCAATCTTGAAAATTATTACTTTCAGTCACCAGACTCTATCTATATGGAGAGTAAAAAATCAAAAAAAGTCTCAAATATCATTGACGAATTCACACAATTGAATGATCCGAAACACATCAAAGAAAGCCTTTCAGTGTATTTATTAAACCCCTTTAAATACGAAGAAGAAGCGGGAGATTTTACAGGTGTTGATTTTGAGACTGGAAGATGGTTTAACCGTAATCTAAGAATTTTCAGAAACATTCAAAGAATGGCTCAAAAACCTGAAGAAAGAATCTTACTGATCATTGGCTGTGGCCACCTAAATCTCCTGAATATGTTTCTCGATGTTTCGAAAGAATTTGACTTGGTATCCCCTCTACCTTACCTGGAAGTTGCAAAAAAGAACACCTGCACAAAATAACAAACTTTGTTAAAAAACTTTTTTACCTATCAGGTGATGTTCAAAATATAATTGCAATAAAGAGATCATAAACACCGAATTGAAATGGCTCCCATTCTCAAAATGAATAGGGCCACTTTATTTCTCACATCAAACAATTCTGATTTAGAAAATTATATGATTTCGCTTATTTTAAATGTCCTCCCCTGAAAGTCAACCTCATCACCAACAGTTTTATTTTTTAATAAACCACCAATAGGAGATGCCAGAGATATGGCATAGCAAATTTGTTTATTCATCGGTATTTTACCAATACCAATGGAAATAAAATACATACCTTGATCAGTCACAACAAAACTACCAAAAGATACCTTATTGAATTCTTCTGAGATATCAATACGAGCCAATTCTTTTCGTTGTCTGACGGTTTGATTCAGCAGCACTTCATTCTTTTCAATTTCAATCTGCATCATCTCACGCCCCGTCTCGTACTTATCTCCCGCACTGCTCTTGGTATCGCTATTTCTTGATTCTTTTGCTGAGGCAATAGCTGCCTGAATCACCTCAATCTTTCTATCAAGATCTTCTAATATTTTATGGTATACCAAGCCTTTCAGATCCTTTATCGTGTTCATTCTTTTATCTTTTTAACTCGGTTCAAAATTTAAATTTCCATGATTTATTCTAAAGCCCAAGATAAGCTTTATATGAGTTTGCTTTCGTAAAATTCTTAAAAAAAGACAGATCTCATTTGTTTTTTAAAATAAATCCCTAACTTCGTTTCGTATTTTTACGAAATGCGAAACATATGACAGAAAATGAATTCTATTCCGACCAGGAAAAACAACTGGCACGTTTTGCCAAAGCACTCTCTCACCCGGTGAGAGTCTATATTTGCAAGCTCTTATCAAATCAGTCCTGTTGCTACAGTGGCGATTTGGCTGAGGAAGTGCCCATAGCCCGCTCTACCCTTTCACAGCATCTGAAAGAATTGAAAGCATCGGGCCTGATACAAGGCGAAATTATGCCTCCTAAGATTAAGTATTGCCTAAATAAAGAGAATTGGGCAAAAGCAAACGAAGTGTTTGAAACACTTTTTAAATCTGAAAGAGAAAGTAACCCAAACCAATAATAAACATTAAAGAATGCAACAGTATTCTTAAAAACTTAAACCTTATAATATGGAAATTAAAGTATTAGGGCCCGGTTGCAAAAAATGCAACACCCTGCACCAGGCAACTCAAAAAGCGATTGAAGAATTAAATATCGAAGCAACAATTACTAAGGTTGATGATATGATGAAAATTTTAGCGTATGGCGTCATGTCTACACCTGCACTTGTCGTGAACGAAAAGGTATTATTTAGTGGAAAAGTACCCACTGTATCAGAAATCAAAGAACTTATTGAATCCCTATAAACAAATCTATCATGAAAAATTATTTAACCATAACTATTCTGACTCTTGGACTTAGCTTAGGAGCTTGCCAGTCGAACACAAAAAAAACAACAGATAAAGTAGTAGAAAAAGAAGCAACAGCATGCGTATCTGACTGCTCACATTGTAGCTCAAAATCTTGCGGCACAGCAGTTGCTGAAAAAAAGAATGAAGATGCCGGTATCTACTATTTTCATGGTGACAGAAAATGCAAAACCTGTAAGGCAGTTGGAGCTAAAGCCAAAGAACTTGCAGAAAAATTAAATGTGAAATTCTTCGATGTAAACATTGATGAAGAAGAAAACAAATTGCTTGCAAAGGAATTTGAAGCTACCGGATCTAGTTTAATGATCAAACATGCAAAGTCAGGAAAGATTGAAGATCTTACAAACTTCGCGTTCCGTAATGCAATCAACAACCCTCAAGCTTATCTTGAGAAGTTGGAATCAACTCTTAAATCAGAAAACTAGATTTCTGATTCATCTCACATTCGGTTACATTTCTTAGGGAATGTAACCGAAAAACAAACCCCTTACTCACGACTTCGTGTCCCTAAAACACCTCAAAATAAATAGACCTTGAGAATGGGATAAAACAAGTCATTATTAGTAAGAAAAGCATTAAAAATGGAATATCTTGATCAACTTTTGTCCCAGACTAATTTGCCCATCCTATCAGCATTCATCCTCGGTTTGATGACAGCAATAAGTCCCTGTCCTCTGGCTACAAATATTACGGCAACGGCCTACATCAGTAAAGATTTAGGCGATAAGAAAAAAATATTTCTGAGTGGACTCATTTATACTTTAGGTCGTGCTATCAGCTACACGATTTTGGGCGTTATTCTTTATTTCGGTGCGAGTAAATTTAATGTTTCATCGTTCTTCCATACGTATGGAGAACGCTTGTTAGGCCCCGTCCTGATTCTTATTGGCATTTTTATGCTCGACATTATTTCTTTTAATTTTCCCGGAGTAGGCGGTTTAACCGAAAAAATTAATGGGGAAAAGATTAAAGGAAGTTATTGGGGAGCCCTTTTACTCGGGATTATTTTTGCCTTGGCATTCTGCCCATATAGTGGTATTCTTTATTTCGGCATGCTCATCCCTATTAGTATTTCCCATGCAGATGGTTTATACCTGCCATTTGTTTATGCCATAGCAACCGGACTACCTGTTATTATCATCGCTTACCTGCTTGCCTTCACTCTATCCGGGGTTGGTAATTTTTACAATAGGGTTAAAAGCTTCGAGTTTTGGTTTAGAAAAGTGGCTGCTGTCATCTTCATTCTTGCCGGACTCTATTTCACCTATATCTTCTTTATACAATAATATTTAAACCTGACAGGTTTAAAACCAGATAGTCAATTAACCTGTCAGGTTTCAGAATTTGGAATCATGATCAAATCAATTCAAATCACCAATAGAAAGCAATTGCTTTCAGTACTACTTCTACTACCCGTTTGGTGTCTGCTTTATATCAACCTGCAGAACATATCCGATTTCATTATCGATACTGTTTTCAAGATGCCAGAAAGCCACCTAAGTGAAACCTTACGCTTTTTTATATTCGAAGTTCCTAAAGTCCTTCTACTTTTAGTCTTGGTTATTTTTGGTGTTGGTATTATCCGAAGCTATTTCTCTCCGGAAAAAACCAAACAAGCTTTAGCTGGTAAATCAACCTTTATGGGGAACATTATGGCAGCACTTCTAGGCGTAGTTACACCATTCTGCTCCTGCTCAGCCATTCCCCTGTTTTTAGGTTTTGTTGAAGCTGGTGTACCCTTGGGTGTTACTTTCAGCTTTCTGATTGCCGCCCCAATGGTAAACGAAATTGCCCTAATCATGCTGGTTGGACTTTTCGGATGGAAAACAGCCATCATTTATACTTTAACGGGCTTATTGATTGCCATCCTTGCCGGTTGGGTCATAGGAATTCTTAAACTTGAGAAATACATTCAGGAATGGGTTTTTGAGGTGAAGACCGGACAAACAGGAATCGATGAAACTAAAATTCGTTTTTCAGATCGAATTAAATTGGGATACGAAACCGTCAAAGATATTGTTGGGAAAATTTGGCTTTACATTGTAATTGGGGTGGCAATTGGTGCGGCTGCTCACGGCTACGTCCCTGAAGATTTTATGGCAAGGCTAATGGGGAAATCAGTATGGTATTCTGTTCCTCTATCAATTTTAATCGGGATTCCCATGTACTCAAATGCAGCTGGTATTATCCCCATCGTAAGTGTTTTAATCGAAAAAGGGGCTTCACTGGGAACCGCTTTAGCTTTTATGATGTCGGTAATTGGGCTATCCTTACCGGAAATCATTATCCTGAAAAAAGTTTTAAAGATGCCTTTAATCCTTATCTTTATTGGTGTGGTTGCAACAGGAATACTGGCTGTTGGCTTCATTTTTAATATCATCTATTAAGTCGATTTTCATTTTAATCCAATCTGATGACAGAATCTCAGTCTTCGAATCCGATCGTTCTGTTCGATGGTATATGTAATCTTTGCAATACCTCAGTTAGATTCTTATTGGCTTATAACAAAAAGGCGAATCTTCTTTTTTGCCCATTGCAATCAGCTATGGCCAATAAAATACTTGATGACTTGAATTGGAAAGGAGAAAGACTGAATAGCCTCATTTTTATTGAGGAAGAACAGATCTACACAAAAAGCGAAGCTGTTTTCAGAATATCAACACATTTAATTTATCCCTGGAAAGCAATCTATCATTTCAGACATTTACCCAAAGGATTTTGCGATTGGATATACGATAAAATCGCTCAAAACCGATACGCTTGGTTTGGCAAAAAATCATCCTGTATGATACCCAAACCGGACTGGAAAAATCGTTTCTTATAAAACACAAAACCCGAAAGCCTATTGACTTTCGGGTTTTATGTATTTAGTTGTAAGTTTTTTCGATTTAATCACCGAAACAAATACCAACTCCTTTGGCCGTTTTCACCAAATTAGAGTCTGGATTAACCAGATTTTGCTTCCCAATCGCATCCAGTAATGGAACAGCAACAACTTCCGGATGATGATAAGCCACCATATGTCCAAATTTCTTTTCAAGAACCATTTCAAAGGCTTTTACTCCAAACTGAGTTGCCAAAACTCTGTCATAAGCCGTAGGAATACCGCCACGTTGCAAGTGACCTAGAACAGTCGTTCTGATATCGGCTTCAACACCAGCCTCCTTTAATTCATATAACAAACGATCAGCAGCACCACTTAGTTTCAAATTTGGATTCCCCACTTCAACACTTTCCTCAGCTAAAGCTTCTCCACCAATAGGCATAGCGCCCTCAGCAATCACAATAATTCCAAAACCTTTTCCTTTTAGGAATCGTGTATCCAATTTTTCCTTCACTTTCTGAATGTCATAAGGAATTTCAGGAATCAAACACGCTTCAGCACCACCTGCAATGGCAGCAGATAAAGCAATCCATCCTGCATCACGTCCCATTGCTTCCAAAATGAAGATACGGTTGTGAGATGCAGCAGTGGTTTTCAACTTATCTACAGCCTCAGTACAAACCTGAACTGCTGTTTGATAACCAAACGTAAAATCAGTTGCCATCAAGTCATTATCAATGGTCTTAGGAACACCGATAATGTTCAAACCTTTTTCGAAAAGCTGTTGAGATATCTTTTGTGAACCATCACCTCCAATACTAATTACCGCATCTACACCAAGATATTGCAATTTACGGATCATCTCATCAGAGCGATCAGCAGATCCCCAGGTCCCATCAGAATTTTTTACCGGCCAAGCGAATGGTCCTCCCTTAGTTGTTGTTCCAATGATTGTTCCTCCCTGATAATGTATCCCTTTTACAGCTGCATCATCTAATATTTTTATTTCAGTAGGTTCTTTTAATATTCCATCAAAAGACTGAATACTACCTATTACTTCCCAATCTTTTTCTTGTGCTGCACGTTTAACTACTGCACGAATTACCGCATTCAATCCTGGGCAATCGCCACCCCCTGTTGCAACTAATACTCTTTTCATATTCAAAGTTTAAGTTTTTAATTGTCGAATATCACCAATCATTCGTCCTTACGATTAAGAAATCGAATTGTTGATTATAAAATTCATCCAATTACTTTTAAATTATATGGCTTGGCTAGCAGACGCTAATTTAGAAATATTTTCTTAATACAAAAGAAACAATTTCACTATCAAGACTTTGCAATCGTTTTCGTTTCCGATATTTTAATTAAATTTAAAGTTAAAATCACATTAAATATAACTGAGTTTAAAAGTGTTATTTGTTTTATCTATCAATTTCAGTATTTTTTTTTTATAATTTCCAACTAAAAGCAATTTAGCCCACAATATGATTATCAAACTAGATAGAGGCGATATTACAAAAATGAGTGTCGATGCCATCGTAAACGCTGCGAATTCGAGCTTGTTGGGTGGTGGTGGCGTTGATGGTGCCATACATCGGGTTGCCGGCCCGGAACTTCTTATGGAATGTAAAAAACTAAATGGCTGCCCAACCGGAGAAGCAAAAATTACCAAAGCCTACAACTTGCCCTGCAAGCATGTGATTCACACCGTGGGGCCTATCTGGAGAGGCGGAAACAACTATGAATCCAAACAATTGAAAAGTTGCTATAAGAATTCCTTGAAACTTGCCGAAGCATACGAATTGGAAAGTATTGTCTTTCCAAATATCAGCACAGGTGTATATGGCTATCCGAAGGAAGACGCTGCAAAAATTGCCATTGAAACTGTCATGAACAAAAGCGCAAAACTGAGGTATCTGAAAGAAAT
It encodes:
- a CDS encoding O-acetyl-ADP-ribose deacetylase; this translates as MIIKLDRGDITKMSVDAIVNAANSSLLGGGGVDGAIHRVAGPELLMECKKLNGCPTGEAKITKAYNLPCKHVIHTVGPIWRGGNNYESKQLKSCYKNSLKLAEAYELESIVFPNISTGVYGYPKEDAAKIAIETVMNKSAKLRYLKEITFCVFDDTNYEIYKELLKDII